A segment of the Butyrivibrio fibrisolvens genome:
CTCCTTTATTAAGGAGCGGAGCTATAACATACAAAAGAATATATGCTGTTGCAAAAGAATAATGCTCTGAAGATATAGGAAAAAAGAACTGGGTTGTCTTGAAGATCCTGTCTGTCTCAGCAACGTTTGCAGTATTAACAACCTGCATCACCAGGGTTACTAAAAGAGTATAGAAATAGACCTCAGCAACAAGCTGAAGTATCCTTGAAAGCTTAAAATCAGATTTTGAAAGAAAATATCCACTTATAAGAACCCATACATTAACTGCAACTATACAAAAAGATTCTATAAGCTGTCCTGCAAACTGAAGGCTTGTCGCCTTTTCCCCGGTTTTAAGAAGAAGGTCTGTATGAGAAAGATAATGCAGTGTTAATACCATAAGAATGGCAATAACCCTTAAGATCTCAAAATTGGCCTCTCTCTTTCTTGTTGTCATAAATTCCTCCCATTTGCAAGGTGTCTGTTTAAATGGCTAAGCCACTGATCATGATCAGCGCTCCTTTATAGCTTTACCATTTTCAATCCTGTAAACCATGTCACACTTTTCAATAGTCTGAAGTCTGTGCGCAATAATAATAAGTGTCTTACGACCATGAAGGCTGTTAATAGAATCCATTACTGCCTTCTCTGTCTCGCCATCAAGAGCTGAAGTTGCTTCATCAAGAACAAGCACTTCCGGATTTTCAAAAAGAGCACGTGCAATTCCTATTCTCTGGCGTTGACCACCCGAGAGACGAATTCCTCTTTCACCTATAGCTGTATCCAAGCCTTCCGGAAGATTTCTTACATAGGTGTCGAGCTGAGCCTCTTTAAGAGCCTGCCATACTTTATCATCATCAATATCTTCGTCCTTGATTCCGAATGCTACATTTTTACGAATAGTGCTGTCTATCATAAAAATAGTCTGCGGAATATATCCGACGTTCTTGAGCCATCCCTGATAATTGGTCTGTACATCAACTCCATCTGCCGTAACTTTGCCGCCTTCAATCTGAAGAAGGCCAAGCATAACATCAACAATAGTAGTCTTTCCTGCACCTGTCGTACCTACTATTCCGACAGATTTTCCAACCGGTATTGTCATGTCAGCATTATTAAGAACATAGTTTTCTGAATTCGGATAATGGTATTTGATTCCCTCCAGCTTTATTTCTTTTTCTACAGGAAGTTTTGAAGCTTCCATAGATCGCTTATAAGCTGTCGGATCATATTTTATGCTCGTATCATGGATCTCATTACTAAGATTGTTCATAACGTTATCGAGGAAAGGTTCAAAATACGCGATAGACGTCTGATAGTTATTGATACGATTGGCACTTGGAAGAAGTCTTGATGCCGCACCTACAAGAACGCCAAGCTGAGGAACAATATCACTCATACTAACGCCATTAAGGACCATCACTATAATATATCCAACCATCGCAGCAATACTTACTGTTTCTATCAAAAGTCGAGGAGTAGCTGTAAAAAGGTTATAACGCTGAACAGCCTGAACATATCCGTCACCGCACTTTGAGTATTCATCAACAAAATAGCCTTCTTTTGAAGCTATCTTTA
Coding sequences within it:
- a CDS encoding ABC transporter ATP-binding protein, coding for MRKIWNELMVLLSKKQKHQMVGIIILMLIGGILESLGIALISPIMTVVMDPEAIEKKWYLRIVYHGLHISDVTKFAALILGALIAVFVIKNIFLFFMNKVQLRFVFTNQFETSQRMMVNFINRPYEYYLNADTSVVQRMITSDVINMYGLILAVLQLISEFIVFTCIIVILLIQDTVMTVFIAAVLVLTLLAIRKFIKPVMKRSGEENQNFYSGLFKWISEAVVGIKEIKIASKEGYFVDEYSKCGDGYVQAVQRYNLFTATPRLLIETVSIAAMVGYIIVMVLNGVSMSDIVPQLGVLVGAASRLLPSANRINNYQTSIAYFEPFLDNVMNNLSNEIHDTSIKYDPTAYKRSMEASKLPVEKEIKLEGIKYHYPNSENYVLNNADMTIPVGKSVGIVGTTGAGKTTIVDVMLGLLQIEGGKVTADGVDVQTNYQGWLKNVGYIPQTIFMIDSTIRKNVAFGIKDEDIDDDKVWQALKEAQLDTYVRNLPEGLDTAIGERGIRLSGGQRQRIGIARALFENPEVLVLDEATSALDGETEKAVMDSINSLHGRKTLIIIAHRLQTIEKCDMVYRIENGKAIKER